TCCATTCCCCTCTGCAGGTTCCTGCCCGTTACCTGGAACGCTACAAGTCTATCCCCAACCCCCACCGCAGGAAATACGCAGCCATGGTTTCCTGTTTGGACGAGTCCATCCACAACCTCACGCAGGCACTGAAACGCCACGGTTTCTACAACAACATGGTCATGGTGTACTCTTCGGACAATGGTGGCCAACCAATGGCCGGGGGAAGCAACTGGCCTCTGAGGGGAAGCAAGGCCACCTACTGGGAGGGGGGCATCAGGGCGGTGGGCTTCGTCCACAGTCCCCTGCTCCTGAACAAGGGCACGCGGTGCCGTGGGCTGGTCCACATCACCGACTGGTTCCCCACCCTGATCGGTCTCGGGGAGGGGACCCTGGACGAGGACCTGAACTTGGACGGCTTCGACGTGTGGGACGCCATCAGCGAGGGCCGGCCCTCCCCGCGCCAGGACATCCTCCACAACATCGACCCCATCTACACCAAGGCCAAGAACGGATCCTGGAAGGCCGGCTACGGCCTCTGGAACACGGCCATCCGCGCCGCCCTCCGGGTGGGCCACTGGAAGCTCCTGACGGGGGTTCCCGGCTACAGCGACTGGGTGCCCCCGCAGACGTTTTCCAACCTGTTGCTGACCAACCGCTGGCACAACGAGCGCGTGCGCTGGGACCGGGGCAAGTCCGTCTGGCTTTTCAACATCACGGCCGACCCCTACGAGCGCGTGGACCTCTCGCTGCGCCACCCGCACATCGTGAAGAAGATGCTAATGCGGCTGGCTCAGTACAACAGGACGGCGGTGCCGGTCCGCTACCCGGCGAAAGACTCGCGGTCCAACCCGCTGTACAACGGAGGGGTGTGGGGACCCTGGTATAAGGAGGAACGCAaagacgaggaagaggagagggaggtcaaCCTCCTCACCAATCACCTGGCGAAGACGCGACGGAAGAAGGCaaggaagcagaggaggaaggtggaggactCGCCTTTTTAGCGCCCgcctttcttttgttttgtgACGGTGCTTTTTTCTCAGggattgacacacacactctgtctgacAGGACAATTCTGGTTAATGGACTCTCTCGCTCATTTGACAGGCTTTCAAACTCAGATTTTGCTGTACCCAGACTCACAGAAATCGGGCGTACATTTGCCTCATTAAGGACGAGACCCACTCTTTATTGAGCACTACTGTTAGCCTCAACAACGAAGACCTCAGAAGTGTTAGGGCATTgaaagaatgttttatttttgtaagTTTTAATTTTTTTGCATGCTTGAACTTACGTGACCTTATGATTGTTCGTAGATTTATTACACTTAGgtatgaagaagaaaaataattaaCATTTGCTGACAGCGGCATTATTTTGTCGAAAGTGAAAAATCAAAGACTATGGAAAAATGGTTGTATTAAATTAGCTGTTGATTGCAGTGTTGCAAGATAATATAACCAGATGTAGGATTTATATCTGAGACTAATGAGATTACATTAACTTTTGTTTTACGAGCAAAGTCTGTCTGTACTTAAATATCTTCTCCTCCATAACCCCTCCTTAGGTCTGGCACCAGTCCAACTTGAATGTAAAACAAACTAACGAAATAAAAGCCCCATGATAaagatctctctttctccaactttttctcctctctccctctcgctgtctctcctctctgtctctctctcttactctctctgtctctcttactctctctgtctctctctctgtcgctctcttactctctctgtctctcttactctctctgtctctcttactctctctgtctctctctcttactctctctgtctctctcttactctcactcactttctctctccctccccctagaCATTTATTGACAGTTTTATCAGACCTGATTTTCTCATATTTTTGGCTGCAGTCCATGCTTTGGGAAAGCGACAGGGTCTGCTGCACTCTTTCTTTGTGCTGGCGCGTGGCTACTTAGTACCTCTTTACTTTAGTGGAAAATACTATAAAGCAGAGTTTCACCAGTGGGAGAGAGTTAACTCCTTTGATGCCGATGTTAAATGTTTTAGGTTGGTCCGTTTCAGCGCTACAGCGGTGAGGGCTGGAGAGCGTTTAAGGGAAAGACTGAGAAGGTTGTGAGCAACACAGGCCTCAGAGGCTGGGCTGGAGAACAGGCCTTAGCAGATTAGAAGgctgtattttttatttgactTGTTGCCTGGAGTTCTCCACAAACATGTGCATgaacaagaaaacacaacatTGGATGACAAGAGGTTCAAACCACTAAACAAAAGACTTGTTGTTACTTGGTTGTAGTTGCACTTAACAACTCAATCTGTCTTTTTAATGGCTTCAAATGACTGTTAAATGCCCATAAAAAGTCTTACACAAGACTAATAATAGATTCCAAACAAAATACCCTACACTTATGTGTTTTTGTTGATGAGTGTAACGTTTTATGTGCCTACAAACAGGGCGAACCCTAAGTGATGGAAGCCAAAGTGTTGGTTGTTAGTACAAGGAAAACAGTTGCCTGTTCTCGTTGGAAAAACATCAAAAACTTGTCTCTTCCCGGCATTGTACGGCTTAAAAGTATATATTATTATACTTTTACTGCCACACACACGACAATAACTGTCATATCCTATCGATCTATCTAGTCCTAGTTGTACAAGCTGTCTgcacagccaggcagccagccagcgaGGCAGAGGGGAAACCGTGCTGGCCTGGGGAGTGAAGTACTTCTTTCCCACCCAGACCACCCCTTCTCCAGAAATGTGCCGGGTGCCAAGCCATGACTTCAGACCTTCTCCATGTTAACCCCCTTCCACAGTGGGTTTACCCCGGTCTTCCAGCCAGACTGACATGGAGATGGTTCCCCTGCCTTCTGTAACCCCCCACctaaaccaccccccccccccccccccccatgctaaAGACTCTTCCACCTCTAGGTCCAGTGGGATTGAGAACTCATGGGAACCAGATTTAACAAGCAGTGCTGTTAGCCACATATGTGCTTGTATGAATCCCAGGGGCCTTTAAGACTGCTAGACGGATAGAGtgtgatctctctttctcatgcaTTTCAAAGGTTAAGCCTTGCTGCTCCAACAAAAAGCTCCTCTTAAAAGACTGTCTGGACCAGGAGAACAGTGAGGTATGGGCACCATGTGCTGTGGTGCATTATGGGAGATACCAGTCTTATTTAGCTGCATCCAACTAAATCATTTGCCCCTTGGAAGCCATTTACTCAGAGAAAGCTTTTAAGCCACAACTGTCTGGAAACTCAGCACTTCTTTGAACTGTGGGCAACAAAATCCCTCGTTTGGGAAGAGAAACACCAGCGAGGGAGGGATCTTTCCCACAACCGAGTGAAATAAGACAATACGTGAAGTATTCTCACTGCTGGGAAACGTCATTGTTTGCACGGAGTAATACGGGAGATTAGAAGTGTTGCAGGGTGCGGCGAGACGGCCTTGATCTGCACCAAGTGCTGTAACAGGCTGGAAAAGTGCGTTCCTTTTCATTCAACAGGCGTGCGAATGGCCGTAACCGCGTGGTCACGGTTTCCGCATGATCAAGGTGCAAATGATCCGAATGATGTTTAGCCTCAGGGAACCAGGCAAACTCCGCCGCCAAGAAGGACATCTGAACGTGATGAGTCAGCGAAAGCTCTCGTTTTAAACCACCTttcctgaggagaggagaaatgtCGTCGAAAGGAATGACTTACACAGACACCCGTAATCCATTATTGGGCAGCATTGTATGAATGCAACCTAATGCCCCGAAACACATTGCACGAGCCTGCATTCATATCTGGGCAGAAAGTGGAACATTCCAGTGAGAAGAGGTAAGGTGGATCTGAAAGGCTTAGACACCACCAGGAGCTGACCTACTCATGCTTTacagtggtggaggaggagggcacaCCCAGGAAGTGACCTCAGGGTCACAGATTGACGTGTCAGGATGCTACGTTCTTTGTGGGAGCAGGACACTTtgctacacatacacaaacaaacactagtATATGTCATACCTGATGGAAAGACACTGCTCTATTGTCATTTCAGCTTCCGTGTACACAACCATCAGTTCATCAACATTTTAAGCTGTGACATTTGTGTCCCTTTGAGCTGattgtcagtgtgtgcgtgtgtttgtgttgtgtgtgtgtgttttccatcacacgtgtttgtgtttctgcgtgtgttCTGATGGACAGATTATTTGGGCGAGGACTTCTTCCACACCACCAGAGGAACAGACATGGGGATTTCCTGCAATGAGCAATTTCACCCGTGCACAACTGGAACTCCTCTTGGCAGTTAGAAGAGAgtttgcctctctctttctctctttctcagatttcctctccccaccttccttttctcctccccctcttcctcccccgtgTTTCTGTCTCTTCCTGACTGGAGGATCTTCATATGACTGTCGCATTGTTCCTTTCTGGACCACCTTCTCCCCATTTCTTCTTCTCACCATCCTCTTCCCTGTCCACTTGTGTTCATGttcaggcgtgtgtgtgcgtttcggTATTCCAGCTGTTCTGTCGGTCAAACCTGACAACCTCTCCACACTCCAGCCCTCTAGGCCTCTAACCCTCTAATCCTGCCCTCACCCAGCCCtcaacccctccatccctcatccaagggttagggtgagggttaggCCTAGAGCACCAACCCTCTACCCttgcagccctccagcccccagtcctccagctcccactCTTCCAGTCttccagccccctctcccccagtcctccagctcccactcgcccagtcctccagctcccactctccctgtcctccagcccccactctcccagtcctccagcccccaatcccccagtcctccagctcccactcgcccagtcctccagctcccactctcccagtcctccagcccccactctcccagtcctccagcccccactcccccagtcctcaagcccccactcccccagtcctccagcccccactcccccactctcccagtcctccagcccccactcTCCCAGCCCTCGAGGCCCTACAGAGCCATCCATCAGCAGCCCTtagcctccaccctccctgacCACACACGCCCTCCAACCCTCCTAGGATTGAACCCAAGCCAGCATTACAGGATCCTCCCATTGTCTCTGGCtgagtctctctcgctctcgctctccctctaaACCAAACCCATTTTGTCTCTATTTAGTATTCCCAGCTTGGAGCAGCCTATCAGAAGTGTATCCATACGAAAAGATTTATCATTTGTTGTCAGATGCATTAAAAAGTAAATCTCGTTTCTTAGATAAACTTCTGATGGACAGACCTGGGAGCAGGGCAGCAACAGTGAAGGATCGCGGCAAAATGTCCTCAAGACAGAATCATGTATAAACTGTTGGGTTTTCAACATGCAACAAATTTGCAGATTTAACGATGTTTTGACAAGGTTGAGATATTTTTGTGGTTTAGTGTTTTCAGTGGGGGTTTTTTATGACCAGAACTGTCGATTTGAGCCAAGTCCCGACCCAAACTCCAACCACAGAACACACTGTACTAGAACATTCTAGACTAAATGATGTCAGTGGTGACCTTATTGTTGACCCGAGCCATCCCTTGGCTGTGATCAATACCTATATATTACAACCAAGAGCAGGTCCTCCGTCGGTGGAACAAGCTGGTCTCCCAGGTTGAAATGGATAAACAGAAGATGTTTTCTCTTCCAGTGATGTAACCTGCAGCAATTCCCTCAGTTATCCTGCACTAGGAGGTCATTTCTGTTTGTACCACTCTGTGAATTTATGATCATCTATGTATGCATTAATGTAAACAATGCTAATTTATGTGCGTGTACTCTGATATTCTATGTGTATAGGTAAGTATGTTTTTAAgtaagtgaatgtgtgtgtgtgtgctccaagTCAACGCAGTGCCCTCCAGCTCTCCGTGGTGGAGGTGATACCTGTGGTCCTTCAGCTTCAACCAGAACTGACACcaggccctccctcccctacccTGAGCCGACCCTTCAGCCCCCAGACAAGAAACCCTGCCGCGGGGCAGCTCCCTGGACACTTCCTCAGAGATCCAACCAGCCTGGTCATCTGGCAGTCAAGGTTTCCTACAGCTGGAGctctgaggggaggaggaggagggatatgaggaggagaagggggaggaggaagaggcacgCTCAGAAGAGATGTGAAGGGAGAGCGTGGAGAAAAAGGTGGGGAGGGAAACAAGAGTACgggaggtatagagagaggcagagcgaggctgagaaagagggagagagagagagagcaaaggccAAAGGAAAGGtggtgggaagagagagagagagaaagagagaggttaaAATAATTAAAATGAGGAAAAGGGAAATGTATAGTGGCAGTCCTCCAAAGATATTAACAGTACGGGCGgcggggcaggcaggcaggatggAGAGAACAATCCCTTCCTCACCATTCCTCCCACATGGAGTCACTTCAACCATTCAGCTGTTCGCCCTCCTGGCTCAGCCCCAACACCCTAAtaacctccttcccctcttctcctacTACACCACTAATGGGAGAAACAACTGGATAGGTTTACACCAGAGCGCTCTAACCTATCCACCTGTCACAGAGCTGTGTCTGTCAGGGAAATTGGAGAGAATAAATGCTGGCGATTCCGACTGTTGAGGTGGACAATAGTGGGCTGGAATTCCATGACTTAACCCTTTATGATCTGATCTTCCCATTTTTTCCActccctgtgtatgtgtgtgtgtgtgtgtgtggaactttAGAGGCCCATTCTCTCCTGGGCTCCAGTGGGCTCTCATTGACCTTCACACAGaaccagatggagagagagattaaacactctctcgctctttatGTGAAGTCCACATGTTCCGGATACGCCAGGGGAGAATGAGGAAAAATGTGCCGCCATTAAAAGTTATTTTGTGAAATTTGTCTGACTGGTTTCAGTGTTCACTTTAATAGGAACAAACCATGTGCTTGGGAAGTTGCTAGCTTGTCTAGTAACTCAGTATCAGACAAGGCTGCATCAGGGTTCAATATGATAAATGTGAGAAGTTTACCTTCTGATGCCAAACTGTCAATCACGCAGCTCTGAAACTGTTGCTTTTGGCAATGTGCGCCACAAATATGTGTTTTTGCTGTCAAAATGGGAGGGCCCGCAAACATATGGAAAATACAttcatattaaaatgtattgttttaatgtcgtttttttgtatttgaatTGTATAAATCAATATATTTTCAAAAGGTCTCCCTTGTCAACCCTGGAAAACTACTCTTCCCAGGGTTCATAGCTCCCAGCTGTAAGAATGCTCACTGGTCACCAGGAATGTGTGTGGCAAGAACTACTATAGGTAGAACAGTTCCCCAGTCATCCATGGAGTAAAAATAAATATGATGTTTGACTGACTTGCACTGTTTATCCACGATTGAATGATTCAGATCCCTTCCTAGTGTGCCCAAGGCTTCTTCCAAGCTGGAAATTCTGGTTCTGGTCTGTGGGTGATAGTTCACTTAGCATGAAAAGTGATGTGCTCAGTGGTGGCCATTAGGGGTGGACTGTTTCCACTGCTCAGAACACAGTCATTGGATGTGAAGCAGACCCTGTAGGTACCAGACAAGTCCACTAGAAGGCATTATAGTGCAATTAAATGTGGGCACACCCCAACCATTCTAAATATAGAATACATTGTCATGGTGATGGTAATGATCCAGGTATAAATAGTCACTTTTCTAATATGCGATAGGAATGCCACATATATAAGATTTTTTTGAGTGAGGTATTTCATTTACTATGGGGACTGCAGTATTGACATTGGGATAATGAAACAAATACTTGACAACTCTG
This sequence is a window from Hypomesus transpacificus isolate Combined female chromosome 25, fHypTra1, whole genome shotgun sequence. Protein-coding genes within it:
- the arsj gene encoding arylsulfatase J isoform X2; amino-acid sequence: MYQIHTGLQHSIIRASQANCLPLENVTLPQKLKQAGYATHMVGKWHLGFYKRGCMPTQRGFDTFFGSLLGSGDYYSHYKCDGPGMCGYDLYEGEEAAWEQDRGLYSTLMYTQKAVNILANHNPRKPLFLYLAYQAVHSPLQVPARYLERYKSIPNPHRRKYAAMVSCLDESIHNLTQALKRHGFYNNMVMVYSSDNGGQPMAGGSNWPLRGSKATYWEGGIRAVGFVHSPLLLNKGTRCRGLVHITDWFPTLIGLGEGTLDEDLNLDGFDVWDAISEGRPSPRQDILHNIDPIYTKAKNGSWKAGYGLWNTAIRAALRVGHWKLLTGVPGYSDWVPPQTFSNLLLTNRWHNERVRWDRGKSVWLFNITADPYERVDLSLRHPHIVKKMLMRLAQYNRTAVPVRYPAKDSRSNPLYNGGVWGPWYKEERKDEEEEREVNLLTNHLAKTRRKKARKQRRKVEDSPF
- the arsj gene encoding arylsulfatase J isoform X1; its protein translation is MHALKIKMFLISVLASLLMFSSSTRGYQMSWENWNENLRNRVNELDKTSTQPHIIFILVDDQGFRDVGYHGSEIKTPTLDRLAAQGVKLENYYVQPLCSPSRSQLMTGRYQIHTGLQHSIIRASQANCLPLENVTLPQKLKQAGYATHMVGKWHLGFYKRGCMPTQRGFDTFFGSLLGSGDYYSHYKCDGPGMCGYDLYEGEEAAWEQDRGLYSTLMYTQKAVNILANHNPRKPLFLYLAYQAVHSPLQVPARYLERYKSIPNPHRRKYAAMVSCLDESIHNLTQALKRHGFYNNMVMVYSSDNGGQPMAGGSNWPLRGSKATYWEGGIRAVGFVHSPLLLNKGTRCRGLVHITDWFPTLIGLGEGTLDEDLNLDGFDVWDAISEGRPSPRQDILHNIDPIYTKAKNGSWKAGYGLWNTAIRAALRVGHWKLLTGVPGYSDWVPPQTFSNLLLTNRWHNERVRWDRGKSVWLFNITADPYERVDLSLRHPHIVKKMLMRLAQYNRTAVPVRYPAKDSRSNPLYNGGVWGPWYKEERKDEEEEREVNLLTNHLAKTRRKKARKQRRKVEDSPF